A stretch of the Perca fluviatilis chromosome 17, GENO_Pfluv_1.0, whole genome shotgun sequence genome encodes the following:
- the LOC120545105 gene encoding polypyrimidine tract-binding protein 3-like has translation MSTSDLSTVDGPDRLCVSERAQCVPSQVLHLRQLPVDVSEQEVLALAVPFGRVTKLLTLKAKNQAFVEMASEEAAVTMVNYYTAAPPTVRNQPIFIQYSTHRELKTDNLTNQVTGRPLLHIDTHRH, from the exons ATGAGCACCTCGGACCTGTCCACAG TGGATGGCCCTGATAGGCTGTGTGTTTCTGAGCGCGCTCAGTGCGTCCCGTCTCAGGTCCTTCACCTGCGTCAGCTTCCTGTTGACGTCTCTGAACAGGAAGTGCTCGCTCTGGCCGTACCCTTCGGCCGGGTCACTAAGCTACTAACACTGAAGGCCAAGAACCAG GCGTTTGTTGAGATGGCGTCGGAGGAAGCGGCCGTTACCATGGTGAACTACTACACCGCGGCCCCGCCCACCGTCAGGAACCAGCCAATCTTCATCCAGTACTCCACCCACCGGGAACTCAAGACAGACAACCTGACCAATCAGGTGACGGGCCGCCCACTTctgcacatagacacacacagacac